In one window of Camelina sativa cultivar DH55 chromosome 15, Cs, whole genome shotgun sequence DNA:
- the LOC104746265 gene encoding nucleolin 2-like isoform X11 — protein sequence MPQQKELNMCHPDGTPWVAKLVIGDTFTNLQTLADEHPDVGHVLRASQVNFLTESDTRLLFVKASEGHLPISPTKPGINQEGLFFVVSHAYSDGTHYEIVNDGRYTQSGRPFGKFKFTEAKLKDKRSNLLYIRRNIRLRRQFNKLACIHYLRVHENPIAEKTNHLDSPEADFDEENAALEYDSDENLVMKRGTRDNNSSLDNSDSCVEANSDETSLSQENSSLKNDSDSYEEPAPAAKKPAVVKKDSSSEDESSSDEVEPAPAKKQKQPAVVKKDSSSEDESSSDEETAPMKKVPSVPNKAEADSSSSDEVEAAPPASITKPLKKGKRDAEQDLDIQVSKKQKKDLIAAVQKEKAAKKIPKKLETSSSDSSDSEEEQKKEKAAKKIPKKVETSSSDSSDSEEEQKKEKAAKKIPKKVETSSSDSSDSEEVQKTKKVTAKEPPSKLKDDSSEDDDDSSSSDEDDSSSDEETAPAKKQPEPLKKDKVDSSSSEDDSSPDEETAPVKKQTAKALKSSKVGSSSSEDDSSSDEETAPVKKQTAKALKSSKVGSSSSEDDSSSDEEPAPAKKQPVKKDSSSEDDSSSDEETAPVKKVPSVTKKAKADSSSSDDGSSSDKEPAPAKKKPAGVQKPKAESGSSEDETSSDEESAPVKKKPEPFKNSKVESSSSEDDSSSDEEPAPAKKQPVKKVSSSEDESSSDEETAPVKNVMADSSSSDEEPSPAKKQPTVVEKPKAESGSSEDESSSDEECSPVKQQPAVLKNAKAVSSSSEEESSSDKEPTSTKKQPTVVKNVKSAAKDSSSSEEHSDDEESNDEKPPTKKAKVSSTKTSKQESSSDESDEEESKDEKVTRKKKDSDIKMVNAEQKSNAKQPKKQGGSKTLFAGNLSFRIKRSDIENFFKEAGEVVDVRIALREDGTLKGFGHVEFASADAAHKALQLNGKSLLGRIVHLDLASERVVYNTPRSSNAGDNYQSGGIRGGSRGQRIFVKGFDYSLDETEIRRALRTHFSTCGEVAWISIPTDRETGAIKGIAFIDLKDGFTKALQLNGSEIRGWKIVVQEARPRGEAGDGSVGRFSANHV from the exons ATGCCGCAGCAAAAAGAATTGAATATGTGCCACCCTGACGGTACCCCATGGGTAGCAAAGTTGGTCATCGGAGACACTTTCACAAATTTACAAACTTTGGCGGATGAACATCCAGATGTTGGACATGTGCTTCGAGCCTCGCAGGTGAACTTTCTGACGGAATCTGACACTCGACTTCTGTTTGTCAAAGCTTCAGAAGGTCATTTACCAATTTCTCCAACAAAACCGGGGATAAACCAAGAGGGCCTCTTCTTCGTAGTTTCCCATGCATACTCAGATGGGACCCATTATGAAATTGTGAATGACGGTCGTTACACACAATCAGGACGTCCCTTTGGTAAATTCAAGTTCACGGAGGCCAAACTTAAGGATAAACGGAGTAATTTGTTGTACATCCGCAGGAATATACGGCTCCGACGTCA ATTCAACAAACTAGCTTGTATCCACTACCTTAGAGTACATGAAAATCCTATTGCGGAGAAGACGAATCATCTGGATTCTCCTGAAGCTGATTTTGATGAG GAGAATGCTGCATTGGAGTATGATTCAGACGAGAATCTGGTTATGAAAAGAGGGACCCGTGATAACAATTCATCACTTGATAATTCTGATTCATGCGTG GAGGCTAATTCAGACGAAACTTCGCTTAGCCAGGAGAACAGTTCACTGAAGAATGATTCTGATTCATACGAG GAACCCGCCCCTGCAGCGAAGAAACCTGCAGTTGTCAAGAAAGATAGTTCATCCGAGGATGAATCTTCTTCAGACGAGGTA GAACCTGCCcctgcaaagaagcaaaagcaACCTGCAGTTGTTAAGAAAGACAGCTCATCCGAGGATGAATCTTCTTCAGATGAG GAAACTGCCCCTATGAAGAAGGTACCATCAGTTCCTAATAAGGCCGAGGCAGACAGCAGTTCATCTGACGAG GTTGAAGCCGCACCACCTGCTTCAATCACAAAGCCACTCAAGAAag gtaaGAGAGATGCGGAACAGGATTTGGACATCCAAGTTtcgaagaagcagaagaaagacTTGATTGCTGCTGTTCAGAAGGAGAAAGCTGCGAAGAAGATACCAAAGAAGCTAGAGACTAGCAGTTCTGACTCATCTGATTCTGAGGAAGAGCAGAAG AAGGAGAAAGCTGCGAAAAAAATACCAAAGAAGGTAGAAACTAGCAGTTCTGACTCATCTGATTCTGAGGAAGAGCAGAAG AAGGAGAAAGCTGCGAAAAAAATACCGAAGAAGGTAGAAACTAGCAGTTCTGACTCTTCTGATTCTGAGGAAGTGCAGAAG aCTAAGAAAGTTACTGCAAAGGAACCTCCATCTAAGCTGAAGGATGACTCTtctgaagacgatgatgattcTTCTTCGTCGGATGAGGATGATTCTTCTTCGGATGAG GAAACTGCCCCTGCAAAGAAGCAACCTGAACCTCTTAAGAAAGACAAGGTAGATAGCAGCTCATCAGAGGATGATTCTTCTCCAGACGAG GAAACCGCCCCTGTGAAGAAGCAAACAGCAAAAGCTCTTAAGAGTTCAAAGGTCGGGAGCAGTTCATCAGaggatgattcttcttcagaCGAG GAAACCGCCCCTGTGAAGAAGCAAACAGCAAAAGCTCTTAAGAGTTCAAAGGTCGGGAGCAGTTCATCAGaggatgattcttcttcagaCGAG GAACCTGCCCCTGCAAAGAAGCAACCTGTTAAGAAAGACAGCTCATCCGaggatgattcttcttcagatGAG gAAACTGCCCCTGTGAAGAAGGTACCGTCAGTTACTAAGAAGGCCAAGGCAGACAGCAGTTCATCTGATGATGGATCTTCATCTGACAAG GAACCTGCCCCTGCAAAGAAGAAACCAGCAGGTGTTCAAAAACCCAAGGCAGAAAGCGGATCATCTGAGGACGAAACATCTTCAGACGAG gaatcTGCCCCTGTGAAGAAGAAACCAGAACCTTTTAAGAATTCAAAGGTCGAGAGCTCTTCATCAGaggatgattcttcttcagaCGAG GAACCTGCCCCTGCAAAGAAGCAACCTGTTAAGAAAGTCAGCTCATCCGAGGATGAATCTTCTTCAGATGAG GAAACTGCCCCAGTTAAGAATGTCATGGCAGACAGTAGTTCATCTGACGAG GAACCCTCCCCTGCAAAGAAGCAACCAACAGTTGTTGAAAAGCCCAAGGCAGAAAGCGGCTCCTCTGAGGACGAATCTTCTTCAGACGAG GAATGTTCCCCTGTGAAGCAGCAACCTGCAGTCCTTAAGAATGCCAAAGCCGTGAGCAGttcatcagaagaagaatcttctTCGGACAAG GAACCCACATCTACCAAGAAGCAGCCAACAGTTGTCAAGAATGTCAAATCAGCTGCAAAAGACTCATCATCCTCAGAGGAACATTCTGATGATGAG GAAAGCAATGATGAAAAACCTCCTACGAAGAAG GCGAAAGTTTCATCAACAAAAACTTCTAAACAAGAAAGCTCTAGTGACGAATCTGATGAGGAGGAGAGTAAAGATGAAAAAGTGACCCGAAAGAAAAAG GATTCTGATATTAAAATGGTGAATGCAGAgcagaaatcaaatgcaaaacag CCAAAGAAGCAAGGAGGATCAAAGACGCTTTTTGCTGGAAATCTTTCCTTCAGAATTAAGAGATCTGACAT AGAGAATTTCTTCAAAGAAGCTGGTGAAGTTGTCGATGTTAGAATTGCTTTACGTGAAGATGGTACTTTAAAGGGATTTGGGCATGTTGAATTTGCTTCTGCAGATGCAGCTCATAAG GCATTGCAACTGAACGGTAAATCATTACTAGGTCGCATAGTTCATCTTGATCTTGCTTCCGAGAGGGTTGTATACAATACTCCACGAAGCAG CAATGCTGGTGACAACTACCAGAGTGGCGGCATAAGAGGAGGAAGCCGGGGTCAAAGGATTTTTGTTAAAGGATTTGATTATTCTCTTGACGAAACTGAA ATCAGGCGTGCCTTGAGA
- the LOC104746265 gene encoding dentin sialophosphoprotein-like isoform X5, with product MPQQKELNMCHPDGTPWVAKLVIGDTFTNLQTLADEHPDVGHVLRASQVNFLTESDTRLLFVKASEGHLPISPTKPGINQEGLFFVVSHAYSDGTHYEIVNDGRYTQSGRPFGKFKFTEAKLKDKRSNLLYIRRNIRLRRQFNKLACIHYLRVHENPIAEKTNHLDSPEADFDEENAALEYDSDENLVMKRGTRDNNSSLDNSDSCVEANSDETSLSQENSSLKNDSDSYEEPAPAAKKPAVVKKDSSSEDESSSDEVEPAPAKKQKQPAVVKKDSSSEDESSSDEETAPMKKVPSVPNKAEADSSSSDEVEAAPPASITKPLKKGKRDAEQDLDIQVSKKQKKDLIAAVQKEKAAKKIPKKLETSSSDSSDSEEEQKKEKAAKKIPKKVETSSSDSSDSEEEQKKEKAAKKIPKKVETSSSDSSDSEEVQKTKKVTAKEPPSKLKDDSSEDDDDSSSSDEDDSSSDEETAPAKKQPEPLKKDKVDSSSSEDDSSPDEETAPVKKQTAKALKSSKVGSSSSEDDSSSDEEPAPAKKQPVKKDSSSEDDSSSDEETAPVKKVLPSVTKKAKADSSSSDDGSSSDEKPAPAKKQPAGVEKTKAESGSSEDETSSDEESAPVKKQPEPLKKDKAESSSSEVDSSSDGEPAPAKKQPVKKVSSSEDESSSDEETAPVKKVPSVTKKAKADSSSSDDGSSSDKEPAPAKKKPAGVQKPKAESGSSEDETSSDEESAPVKKKPEPFKNSKVESSSSEDDSSSDEEPAPAKKQPVKKVSSSEDESSSDEETAPVKNVMADSSSSDEEPSPAKKQPTVVEKPKAESGSSEDESSSDEQPAVLKNAKAVSSSSEEESSSDKEPTSTKKQPTVVKNVKSAAKDSSSSEEHSDDEESNDEKPPTKKAKVSSTKTSKQESSSDESDEEESKDEKVTRKKKDSDIKMVNAEQKSNAKQPKKQGGSKTLFAGNLSFRIKRSDIENFFKEAGEVVDVRIALREDGTLKGFGHVEFASADAAHKALQLNGKSLLGRIVHLDLASERVVYNTPRSSNAGDNYQSGGIRGGSRGQRIFVKGFDYSLDETEIRRALRTHFSTCGEVAWISIPTDRETGAIKGIAFIDLKDGFTKALQLNGSEIRGWKIVVQEARPRGEAGDGSVGRFSANHV from the exons ATGCCGCAGCAAAAAGAATTGAATATGTGCCACCCTGACGGTACCCCATGGGTAGCAAAGTTGGTCATCGGAGACACTTTCACAAATTTACAAACTTTGGCGGATGAACATCCAGATGTTGGACATGTGCTTCGAGCCTCGCAGGTGAACTTTCTGACGGAATCTGACACTCGACTTCTGTTTGTCAAAGCTTCAGAAGGTCATTTACCAATTTCTCCAACAAAACCGGGGATAAACCAAGAGGGCCTCTTCTTCGTAGTTTCCCATGCATACTCAGATGGGACCCATTATGAAATTGTGAATGACGGTCGTTACACACAATCAGGACGTCCCTTTGGTAAATTCAAGTTCACGGAGGCCAAACTTAAGGATAAACGGAGTAATTTGTTGTACATCCGCAGGAATATACGGCTCCGACGTCA ATTCAACAAACTAGCTTGTATCCACTACCTTAGAGTACATGAAAATCCTATTGCGGAGAAGACGAATCATCTGGATTCTCCTGAAGCTGATTTTGATGAG GAGAATGCTGCATTGGAGTATGATTCAGACGAGAATCTGGTTATGAAAAGAGGGACCCGTGATAACAATTCATCACTTGATAATTCTGATTCATGCGTG GAGGCTAATTCAGACGAAACTTCGCTTAGCCAGGAGAACAGTTCACTGAAGAATGATTCTGATTCATACGAG GAACCCGCCCCTGCAGCGAAGAAACCTGCAGTTGTCAAGAAAGATAGTTCATCCGAGGATGAATCTTCTTCAGACGAGGTA GAACCTGCCcctgcaaagaagcaaaagcaACCTGCAGTTGTTAAGAAAGACAGCTCATCCGAGGATGAATCTTCTTCAGATGAG GAAACTGCCCCTATGAAGAAGGTACCATCAGTTCCTAATAAGGCCGAGGCAGACAGCAGTTCATCTGACGAG GTTGAAGCCGCACCACCTGCTTCAATCACAAAGCCACTCAAGAAag gtaaGAGAGATGCGGAACAGGATTTGGACATCCAAGTTtcgaagaagcagaagaaagacTTGATTGCTGCTGTTCAGAAGGAGAAAGCTGCGAAGAAGATACCAAAGAAGCTAGAGACTAGCAGTTCTGACTCATCTGATTCTGAGGAAGAGCAGAAG AAGGAGAAAGCTGCGAAAAAAATACCAAAGAAGGTAGAAACTAGCAGTTCTGACTCATCTGATTCTGAGGAAGAGCAGAAG AAGGAGAAAGCTGCGAAAAAAATACCGAAGAAGGTAGAAACTAGCAGTTCTGACTCTTCTGATTCTGAGGAAGTGCAGAAG aCTAAGAAAGTTACTGCAAAGGAACCTCCATCTAAGCTGAAGGATGACTCTtctgaagacgatgatgattcTTCTTCGTCGGATGAGGATGATTCTTCTTCGGATGAG GAAACTGCCCCTGCAAAGAAGCAACCTGAACCTCTTAAGAAAGACAAGGTAGATAGCAGCTCATCAGAGGATGATTCTTCTCCAGACGAG GAAACCGCCCCTGTGAAGAAGCAAACAGCAAAAGCTCTTAAGAGTTCAAAGGTCGGGAGCAGTTCATCAGaggatgattcttcttcagaCGAG GAACCTGCCCCTGCAAAGAAGCAACCTGTTAAGAAAGACAGCTCATCCGaggatgattcttcttcagatGAG gAAACTGCCCCTGTGAAGAAGGTACTACCGTCAGTTACTAAGAAGGCCAAGGCAGACAGCAGTTCATCTGATGATGGATCTTCATCTGACGAG aAACCTGCCCCTGCAAAGAAGCAACCAGCAGGTGTTGAAAAAACCAAGGCAGAAAGCGGATCATCTGAGGACGAAACATCTTCAGACGAG GAATCTGCCCCTGTGAAGAAGCAACCAGAACCTCTTAAGAAAGACAAGGCAGAGAGCAGCTCATCAGAGGTTGATTCTTCTTCAGACGGG GAACCTGCCCCTGCAAAGAAGCAACCTGTTAAGAAAGTCAGCTCATCCGAGGATGAATCTTCTTCAGATGAG gAAACTGCCCCTGTGAAGAAGGTACCGTCAGTTACTAAGAAGGCCAAGGCAGACAGCAGTTCATCTGATGATGGATCTTCATCTGACAAG GAACCTGCCCCTGCAAAGAAGAAACCAGCAGGTGTTCAAAAACCCAAGGCAGAAAGCGGATCATCTGAGGACGAAACATCTTCAGACGAG gaatcTGCCCCTGTGAAGAAGAAACCAGAACCTTTTAAGAATTCAAAGGTCGAGAGCTCTTCATCAGaggatgattcttcttcagaCGAG GAACCTGCCCCTGCAAAGAAGCAACCTGTTAAGAAAGTCAGCTCATCCGAGGATGAATCTTCTTCAGATGAG GAAACTGCCCCAGTTAAGAATGTCATGGCAGACAGTAGTTCATCTGACGAG GAACCCTCCCCTGCAAAGAAGCAACCAACAGTTGTTGAAAAGCCCAAGGCAGAAAGCGGCTCCTCTGAGGACGAATCTTCTTCAGACGAG CAACCTGCAGTCCTTAAGAATGCCAAAGCCGTGAGCAGttcatcagaagaagaatcttctTCGGACAAG GAACCCACATCTACCAAGAAGCAGCCAACAGTTGTCAAGAATGTCAAATCAGCTGCAAAAGACTCATCATCCTCAGAGGAACATTCTGATGATGAG GAAAGCAATGATGAAAAACCTCCTACGAAGAAG GCGAAAGTTTCATCAACAAAAACTTCTAAACAAGAAAGCTCTAGTGACGAATCTGATGAGGAGGAGAGTAAAGATGAAAAAGTGACCCGAAAGAAAAAG GATTCTGATATTAAAATGGTGAATGCAGAgcagaaatcaaatgcaaaacag CCAAAGAAGCAAGGAGGATCAAAGACGCTTTTTGCTGGAAATCTTTCCTTCAGAATTAAGAGATCTGACAT AGAGAATTTCTTCAAAGAAGCTGGTGAAGTTGTCGATGTTAGAATTGCTTTACGTGAAGATGGTACTTTAAAGGGATTTGGGCATGTTGAATTTGCTTCTGCAGATGCAGCTCATAAG GCATTGCAACTGAACGGTAAATCATTACTAGGTCGCATAGTTCATCTTGATCTTGCTTCCGAGAGGGTTGTATACAATACTCCACGAAGCAG CAATGCTGGTGACAACTACCAGAGTGGCGGCATAAGAGGAGGAAGCCGGGGTCAAAGGATTTTTGTTAAAGGATTTGATTATTCTCTTGACGAAACTGAA ATCAGGCGTGCCTTGAGA
- the LOC104746265 gene encoding nucleolin 2-like isoform X6 translates to MPQQKELNMCHPDGTPWVAKLVIGDTFTNLQTLADEHPDVGHVLRASQVNFLTESDTRLLFVKASEGHLPISPTKPGINQEGLFFVVSHAYSDGTHYEIVNDGRYTQSGRPFGKFKFTEAKLKDKRSNLLYIRRNIRLRRQFNKLACIHYLRVHENPIAEKTNHLDSPEADFDEENAALEYDSDENLVMKRGTRDNNSSLDNSDSCVEANSDETSLSQENSSLKNDSDSYEEPAPAAKKPAVVKKDSSSEDESSSDEVEPAPAKKQKQPAVVKKDSSSEDESSSDEETAPMKKVPSVPNKAEADSSSSDEVEAAPPASITKPLKKGKRDAEQDLDIQVSKKQKKDLIAAVQKEKAAKKIPKKLETSSSDSSDSEEEQKKEKAAKKIPKKVETSSSDSSDSEEVQKTKKVTAKEPPSKLKDDSSEDDDDSSSSDEDDSSSDEETAPAKKQPEPLKKDKVDSSSSEDDSSPDEETAPVKKQTAKALKSSKVGSSSSEDDSSSDEEPAPAKKQPVKKDSSSEDDSSSDEETAPVKKVLPSVTKKAKADSSSSDDGSSSDEKPAPAKKQPAGVEKTKAESGSSEDETSSDEESAPVKKQPEPLKKDKAESSSSEVDSSSDGEPAPAKKQPVKKVSSSEDESSSDEETAPVKKVPSVTKKAKADSSSSDDGSSSDKEPAPAKKKPAGVQKPKAESGSSEDETSSDEESAPVKKKPEPFKNSKVESSSSEDDSSSDEEPAPAKKQPVKKVSSSEDESSSDEETAPVKNVMADSSSSDEEPSPAKKQPTVVEKPKAESGSSEDESSSDEECSPVKQQPAVLKNAKAVSSSSEEESSSDKEPTSTKKQPTVVKNVKSAAKDSSSSEEHSDDEESNDEKPPTKKAKVSSTKTSKQESSSDESDEEESKDEKVTRKKKDSDIKMVNAEQKSNAKQPKKQGGSKTLFAGNLSFRIKRSDIENFFKEAGEVVDVRIALREDGTLKGFGHVEFASADAAHKALQLNGKSLLGRIVHLDLASERVVYNTPRSSNAGDNYQSGGIRGGSRGQRIFVKGFDYSLDETEIRRALRTHFSTCGEVAWISIPTDRETGAIKGIAFIDLKDGFTKALQLNGSEIRGWKIVVQEARPRGEAGDGSVGRFSANHV, encoded by the exons ATGCCGCAGCAAAAAGAATTGAATATGTGCCACCCTGACGGTACCCCATGGGTAGCAAAGTTGGTCATCGGAGACACTTTCACAAATTTACAAACTTTGGCGGATGAACATCCAGATGTTGGACATGTGCTTCGAGCCTCGCAGGTGAACTTTCTGACGGAATCTGACACTCGACTTCTGTTTGTCAAAGCTTCAGAAGGTCATTTACCAATTTCTCCAACAAAACCGGGGATAAACCAAGAGGGCCTCTTCTTCGTAGTTTCCCATGCATACTCAGATGGGACCCATTATGAAATTGTGAATGACGGTCGTTACACACAATCAGGACGTCCCTTTGGTAAATTCAAGTTCACGGAGGCCAAACTTAAGGATAAACGGAGTAATTTGTTGTACATCCGCAGGAATATACGGCTCCGACGTCA ATTCAACAAACTAGCTTGTATCCACTACCTTAGAGTACATGAAAATCCTATTGCGGAGAAGACGAATCATCTGGATTCTCCTGAAGCTGATTTTGATGAG GAGAATGCTGCATTGGAGTATGATTCAGACGAGAATCTGGTTATGAAAAGAGGGACCCGTGATAACAATTCATCACTTGATAATTCTGATTCATGCGTG GAGGCTAATTCAGACGAAACTTCGCTTAGCCAGGAGAACAGTTCACTGAAGAATGATTCTGATTCATACGAG GAACCCGCCCCTGCAGCGAAGAAACCTGCAGTTGTCAAGAAAGATAGTTCATCCGAGGATGAATCTTCTTCAGACGAGGTA GAACCTGCCcctgcaaagaagcaaaagcaACCTGCAGTTGTTAAGAAAGACAGCTCATCCGAGGATGAATCTTCTTCAGATGAG GAAACTGCCCCTATGAAGAAGGTACCATCAGTTCCTAATAAGGCCGAGGCAGACAGCAGTTCATCTGACGAG GTTGAAGCCGCACCACCTGCTTCAATCACAAAGCCACTCAAGAAag gtaaGAGAGATGCGGAACAGGATTTGGACATCCAAGTTtcgaagaagcagaagaaagacTTGATTGCTGCTGTTCAGAAGGAGAAAGCTGCGAAGAAGATACCAAAGAAGCTAGAGACTAGCAGTTCTGACTCATCTGATTCTGAGGAAGAGCAGAAG AAGGAGAAAGCTGCGAAAAAAATACCGAAGAAGGTAGAAACTAGCAGTTCTGACTCTTCTGATTCTGAGGAAGTGCAGAAG aCTAAGAAAGTTACTGCAAAGGAACCTCCATCTAAGCTGAAGGATGACTCTtctgaagacgatgatgattcTTCTTCGTCGGATGAGGATGATTCTTCTTCGGATGAG GAAACTGCCCCTGCAAAGAAGCAACCTGAACCTCTTAAGAAAGACAAGGTAGATAGCAGCTCATCAGAGGATGATTCTTCTCCAGACGAG GAAACCGCCCCTGTGAAGAAGCAAACAGCAAAAGCTCTTAAGAGTTCAAAGGTCGGGAGCAGTTCATCAGaggatgattcttcttcagaCGAG GAACCTGCCCCTGCAAAGAAGCAACCTGTTAAGAAAGACAGCTCATCCGaggatgattcttcttcagatGAG gAAACTGCCCCTGTGAAGAAGGTACTACCGTCAGTTACTAAGAAGGCCAAGGCAGACAGCAGTTCATCTGATGATGGATCTTCATCTGACGAG aAACCTGCCCCTGCAAAGAAGCAACCAGCAGGTGTTGAAAAAACCAAGGCAGAAAGCGGATCATCTGAGGACGAAACATCTTCAGACGAG GAATCTGCCCCTGTGAAGAAGCAACCAGAACCTCTTAAGAAAGACAAGGCAGAGAGCAGCTCATCAGAGGTTGATTCTTCTTCAGACGGG GAACCTGCCCCTGCAAAGAAGCAACCTGTTAAGAAAGTCAGCTCATCCGAGGATGAATCTTCTTCAGATGAG gAAACTGCCCCTGTGAAGAAGGTACCGTCAGTTACTAAGAAGGCCAAGGCAGACAGCAGTTCATCTGATGATGGATCTTCATCTGACAAG GAACCTGCCCCTGCAAAGAAGAAACCAGCAGGTGTTCAAAAACCCAAGGCAGAAAGCGGATCATCTGAGGACGAAACATCTTCAGACGAG gaatcTGCCCCTGTGAAGAAGAAACCAGAACCTTTTAAGAATTCAAAGGTCGAGAGCTCTTCATCAGaggatgattcttcttcagaCGAG GAACCTGCCCCTGCAAAGAAGCAACCTGTTAAGAAAGTCAGCTCATCCGAGGATGAATCTTCTTCAGATGAG GAAACTGCCCCAGTTAAGAATGTCATGGCAGACAGTAGTTCATCTGACGAG GAACCCTCCCCTGCAAAGAAGCAACCAACAGTTGTTGAAAAGCCCAAGGCAGAAAGCGGCTCCTCTGAGGACGAATCTTCTTCAGACGAG GAATGTTCCCCTGTGAAGCAGCAACCTGCAGTCCTTAAGAATGCCAAAGCCGTGAGCAGttcatcagaagaagaatcttctTCGGACAAG GAACCCACATCTACCAAGAAGCAGCCAACAGTTGTCAAGAATGTCAAATCAGCTGCAAAAGACTCATCATCCTCAGAGGAACATTCTGATGATGAG GAAAGCAATGATGAAAAACCTCCTACGAAGAAG GCGAAAGTTTCATCAACAAAAACTTCTAAACAAGAAAGCTCTAGTGACGAATCTGATGAGGAGGAGAGTAAAGATGAAAAAGTGACCCGAAAGAAAAAG GATTCTGATATTAAAATGGTGAATGCAGAgcagaaatcaaatgcaaaacag CCAAAGAAGCAAGGAGGATCAAAGACGCTTTTTGCTGGAAATCTTTCCTTCAGAATTAAGAGATCTGACAT AGAGAATTTCTTCAAAGAAGCTGGTGAAGTTGTCGATGTTAGAATTGCTTTACGTGAAGATGGTACTTTAAAGGGATTTGGGCATGTTGAATTTGCTTCTGCAGATGCAGCTCATAAG GCATTGCAACTGAACGGTAAATCATTACTAGGTCGCATAGTTCATCTTGATCTTGCTTCCGAGAGGGTTGTATACAATACTCCACGAAGCAG CAATGCTGGTGACAACTACCAGAGTGGCGGCATAAGAGGAGGAAGCCGGGGTCAAAGGATTTTTGTTAAAGGATTTGATTATTCTCTTGACGAAACTGAA ATCAGGCGTGCCTTGAGA